The genomic stretch ttccaTTGCTCGGGCGAGGCGGAGacatcttcgccaagtagatgtgagtattaggccattggatgaaacttccaagcgcatctcccgagaatggtaatgtcgtcacgaatcgggacagaaagtggaaagttttcatggcctggaaagactgtagttatctctactattgtatgattcggcaaaagtttttcgccatgaataaCTACGATTTCATTGCtgcagatttgttttctacgagacccccgccaacacgcacatgtggcttttcgattctattagggtcgAAAGAATAACTCGCctattgtttacggcctgaagaatatacacatacatatacattattatatatatctttgcaaaaacgcttcaaagattcaaagattttgcaaaaacgctttcgtctcggccgatttttgcacaaacttcaaagattcatataaatttaactaattaaacacttcatgcataccttatcgaaaacaggaaccgacttgaaggggatgtatctttattttccatcaccgtcttctcatcaagttgcatctccttttcagacccattatttacctaataaaattaaccaattcaatggcaccatgtcgaagttggcggtgaacacaccccctgatcttacccaaaaaaaaaaaaaaaaaagaaaaataaggaagtatattaggtacctgatcggctttagttgttacaacttcagaagcattattaggtacccgatctttctgaatctcgttgaccgatacttccttctcatgtattgccaaggtagtagcggcctcttcaccaatctgttgtaccttattattaccccctttagaaatgacatcctccatcatcttcacttcttcttcgaaagcttacctccaaagattcactttagtagtacggatgccattaatcaagtcgcttgccaagaatgtaatgtgtccgcaatttttatcccaacaataacatgtgaattgaacttaaatgaaaataatagaataaatgttaccatgtcggcgttctcggacttagtcttccttttcttctttatccgggcgcttttcccataatatttcgttactccaacctcgtaacggacgcccctcaaacgacctggatgttctggtcggccgatcgctctagcaagaacgtcattacgaccattgggagtgaatttcccttcttctacctctttcaatacgttatcctataatatattaaataaacttcaaattatatttgtgactaaaataataaagttagtaatgaactcgtcttaataaaataatgcttactatgttggccaaaacttccacatcgtatttgtcatgcgacgaccgagatcctttaggcgtgtgcccatgtttataagttacatgccgatccacctctttcactccctttgccacctacacattaacatggtaacatttatacacgtaaatgtgtatcaatgcaagtccaagtgtgattaaaaaaataaagtctcacatggcaataatgcatgctacttacgaggtcctcttctatctttctcagaaccgcctcgagaaccatagaatttccccttcttgcatgaaatgttagcacgatttcttttgctaacggccttcaaataattatataaaagcgcaagtagatgagataataaaaagattatataaaggactcattaattaaaaaaatgataggtaaatcgttaaaaggcgaggatatttaacctgaaacttctcagtagttctcatctttttgaaaagatcccattcttcctgcttgatggtgggacacttgttttccggtgggctcttacgcatctccccgttgccttgtccacatacaaccaatccctagcaacgccacacttccaccgcTGTGGACATCaccgccttatgcattaaatactcatcatgactttcatcgggtataataaagccttcctttatacgagccaagtataactccgccaattttggattcaaacttttaacatcctctaaatggataggcacaaactgtcttgtgcaagcaccaatccaactgagaaaagacccgcatttggaccaaagaggaaacccttctcactccatgttatttcgaactactgtttagcggctatagtcagtaaggactttcttgcacttcgtagcatccctctcaccaggcttattatcaccaggctcattattcttttgacttcttttacgtttttcacccatgataatcctaaaaaccaaatatgaatgatatagctggatatgaacaacttaacaacgtacatgcagagtattatctaaaaccctaaaccctaataggaatgaaaacttaaaacaacagattgagcttctaaaatcctaaaccccgataagaggagtaaagtagatgatgcgggatgataaagataacaaagaagacgaaaaacaaacaaatgcatgaaaaaagaaacaagatgatcgtcttaaaaccctaatgacgaaacacaaaattaaagtgaacatacctgttgatgatgatgataaagagaacgagcaggatgataagggaaggcaacggattCTGGGTTTCGGAATCaaggcgacgagaatgtaaaaagcgaggaagagagaaggattaacacaggataccaacggttggagtaataatgttgtgtgtgttagtttgtgtatggcatctttggatgggtttctatattagttttttattaagacaaactattaacaacgggtgctcaaataagaaccgttgttatatgttaataacaacgggtcaataaaagtcaaccgttgtcaaaagtttattacaacgggtaacatatacccgttgtaatatattttcaccaaatttgcgccaaaatgaaatacgtcaaaaaaataattgacaacgggtagaggtactacacccgttgttgaaaatattaacaacgggtaatttaaatataaccgttgttattgttgaacctcttttttttttaaaaaattatcagtaattccattacggtccaaactgtaacaatacattattcaaagaatttcaacaccaaagatccacatctaataataagatcaagaaaataagacaacttacaccaaagCATGCATGCATATCTTTGTATGTgtccgatgaactatctcgggatcggggcgtttcttggatgtcatagtttcttcgttaacccaaataccttcaccatggtcatcacgcatatagatgctttcggtgtcctcatgatcagtgtcaacatcgtcgaaataagatacggtggtagactgatccattccctcaaaaacgacatcccgatcatcatcatcattatcggatggactactccttcttttccttatagacaagacaacggaccacttcttatccataggatcggtgacatagaacacttgtttagcttgggatgccattatgaaaggatcatccttattattgccaaccttacccatattgaccaacgtaaatcccatcttatcctttcggacacaatggatgttgttatcaacccagttacatcgaaacaaaggcattgtgaaatcaatgtaatctagtaccaatatttcttgaataacaccataataaaggcattttccccaaataggctttttatcttttgaagtagcaaagtgcattgcctcaaattcagaactcacaccactattttgcattgtgctcacctcatcttgctcgcgggtgtaaaaagtatatccattaatggcaaaattattgtaaaaggtgaccctggcatttggacctaaaccaagacgtagtaacctaggagagatgtcatcaccggtTTGATCAAGACACtttgtaagacaatattcctaaaccacactggaaacgtcttcgtatgctcgttcgcaatccacttctcggtcttgttttggtgatcgtatttgagctcatctttgtgttgttgaatataaggttgcacctcatcttcgttgtttagcacatacatgtgtgctaaatgcaacatttcacgtgtcacaattttttcaacccgacccctaataccttttccggtcatccagtcactatgacgattcttaggaacgccaatcaactcctcaggggagagatgagcgtaacaatatgaaagagcttcgtctaaaatagcgcgttcagtaatacaaccttccggacgataccgattagatgtatagtccttgtagactttcatcaatctttcgaaaggatactggtatctcaagtacacgggcccaaggtacaaaatctccctaaccaagtgaatggtcagatgaatcatgatagtgaagaaagagggtggaaaatacatttccaactgacaaagagaggttacaacgaggtcctgcaatgaatccgcgtcatcgggatcgatgactttctcgcatatggactggaagaagagacagaatctagttatagcatatcttacctttttcaggtaaaatggaacgaatagccaccggtagtaattgttgcatcaaagtgtgacaatcatgtgactttaacccggtgagttttaggtcttgcatcgacactaggcttttgatgttcgacgaataaccatgtggcactttaattccattcaagcatgcacataactcttttctctcattccgtgaaagggtaaaagatgctggcggtaaaaatgtacgattacctctcttctgtggtgccaactctagcctaatacccatcattttcatatcttccctaggtgcggcgttatcctttgttttaccaggaacattcagaagggtattgataatattatcacgtagacattttctcaatgtgcatgaaatcgaggcaatgcacgacctccagtcggccaatatggaagtttatcaaaaaatatggatcttttcttatacccacgagtagacaatttagagccgctcttcttcccataatctatctcaatatgctttactttccgataaacttcatgcccactcaaaattctaggaggttgacgaagttcttgtcttccattgaatgctttctgcatcttgcgataacaatggtcatgagacaagaacctcctatttcccatatacacatacttacgagaagacttcaagtattcggactcgatatcctccccacacaatggacaagcctctttcccatgaactgtgtgcccgagaaaggtcgccataagccggatagtcggttattgtacacaataacatcgctctcaaattgaaagtttcgttcttatatgcatcaaatacttctatcccactatcccacaacaatcgcaaatcatctagaagaggttccaaatatacatctatatcatttccaggttgtttagggccggaaattaacaacgacaacatcaaatactttcttttcatgcacacatatggaggtaagttataaatagccaacactacggccaagtactatcttggctactcatgtttccgtgtgggttcattccatcagtggacagcgctagacgtaagtttctaggttcatttccgaactcgggatacttagcgtcgaacgatttccattgcttaccatcatctgccgggtgtcttagctttccatcatttattcttcctgtttcatgccaagttaacatttttgcatcatcgggattcgcataaatccttatgactcttggtatcaatggaaaataccacaacaccttagccgggatcccttccttatccttataacgccactccaaacatttagggcaattggttaagttttgatataatttccgatacaatatgcaatcatttggacatgcatgtattttctcatatttcatacccactcctcttattagttttttcgcctcatatgtcttaacgggtagaacattaccatctggaagcaactcctttatcaaggctaaaaactagtgaaacacgtgtcactcaccccatttgccccttgatattatacaacttcaccacagctgacatttttgtgaacttacaaccaggatacagaggtgcttcggactcacacaacttctcatacatgttgttaaggtcatcccaattactagtgtcatcacctacatcttcaaaagcaatggactcatcatcattctcttcattatctatagacccaacattcaacttctctacttccaactcttccaactcaaaaactcggcaaactcgggaTCATCGGTTAGCCTTTTCGTGTacatcaacatcatcttcttcagagttattctcttcctctaatgattccccatgaaaaatccaaagtgtataggatcgactaaatctccacttttctaggtgtattttaacgtcaggaaaagccatatagctaatattaccacatctttcacaaggacatgcaatactagaagaaccattcaaattgttcgaaacgaattcataaaattcaactaaaccatccttgtaggtgcggtcactcatatttgcatcaatcatccaagttcgagtcattattctacattcgtaataataggcaactaattcaaaaaatacaataataggcaaacaaataaacgaaattcaggaaagcaattaagctaaattatcaacaaattagataataacccaaaaaatcctatatctagttataataagcgttgctaagaaacatatatatacctgattgataaacacgcgcgatgagggagagaagacgtgacaacagtgacggagatgaagacagagagacgatcagggaggaatggaggatgatatagtagcagtattagcttgtgtttgtgtttgtagcgtatagcagaataaagcaatatgttgttcttaagattttcataatattaataacaacggttattgagattacaaccgttgttaaaaagtattaaaaacgggttctaatataaccgttgtgattacttttcactaatttggcgccaaaccattaacaacggttaaaatttaaccgttgttattagttttttcattaacaacggttgtttaagtatgacccgttgttaaaacaaataacaacggctaacaacacataaccgttgtaattaagtttggtaaaattcgcgaaataaattctacaacgtgttttgatgattttcgtgaataagcgttgttaaagggccgttgtggttgcctgtatttgtagtagtgtagagaagtatagaagagttggcaagtacgtgaccgccttttaggtttaatttttcatttatttttatatttttgcctaaaggtggttaaagcattgtattatgtatgacgaatatgtctcacccttcccaatttgtatctctccctaaattatactAATTATGTgctcaatttaaaaaaaaaaaaaaaaaaatatagcgtcaacaataattagtttgctccatataattgaataataccgtttttttatgcatgtaaatttgtcagaagaaaagttTGAGAGAAACGGTCTTCACTATATTAGGGAAAGACTACACTTACCCTTTTATGtttttttcatgacttttttttttcatgtatCTGATAATTTGAATCATAACCTTATactatttctataataagtgtatctaatttacctcaaccctcattcaaatctattttattactcgtggtaccatttttactttaaattgtaaaacaatcgcacaataaagtttttcaaaacatttactcatttgtcataatatgatatttcgatttgcaaattagcagcaactttctttatcttttaatactccttgaaaaatagatatcgaACTttttacttatcaataatttgtgaatatcttatatttaaattttgattaatatagttTTTGGTGGTGTTTCTGACACTGTCAAAACTCAGATCCTTCAGAGTACTGGGTTTACTGAAGGGGCTTTCCCCTTTCGATATTTAGGAGTGCCCCTCAACTCTGCTAAGAATAGCACTGAAGTTTATGGTACACTGCTTACTAAGCTTCAGAATGCTCTACTTCATTGGTCCAATAACTTCTTATCCTATGCTGGCAGAATCCAAATCCTGAATTCTGTTATTTTTGGCATTGCTAACTTTTGGTGCTCTAGTGCCTTACTTCCTAAGAGCATTATGAAGAAAATCAACAAGATTTGTAAGGACTATTTCTGGAACACTGGGAATGGGAGTAACAGGATGGTCTTTAAGTCTTGGCAACATATTTGTAGACCTTCTCAGGAAGGGGGTTTCAATATTAAGGAGTTGCTTTCCTGGAATAGAGCATTACTAGCTAAATGGATTTGGTCATTGCCTGGGTAATGATGGAGGGATCTCGGCGCTTGGCATCGAGCTTATGTTTTCCCTATTGTTTCCATCTGGCAAATGTCTCTGAAAGATAGATTCTCTGAAAGTTTGTGCAGCATTATTAAGGTTAAGGATGCAATCCTTGCCAATGTGGGCACTCCTGAGGCTGGCGCTTCCCTGGTTCAGAGCTGGGTCAGGAAAGGGAAATTCCAGGTCCACCTGGCTTATGACTGGTTTAGAACTAAAGGAAATGCTAGTTGTTGGACTAAGGCTCTTCAAGGAAGATCTGTCATTCCTAAGCACTGGGTTACTGCTAGTCTTGCTGCCACTAAAAGCCTTCCAACTGTGGACCTTCTCTGCACTAGGGGGATTTCCATTGTCAATAGGTGTGTGTTATGCAGGGCTCATGCTGAAACTCATAGGCATCTTTTCTTCAGATGCTCTTATTCTCAGGAGCTGTGGACTGGTTTACTTAATTGGATGCACATTGCAGGGAGGAGTAATGATCTGAGTACTGAACTTCATTGGATTGCTAATTCTAAAGGGCGTAGGCATTGGAAGCATGAATGGAGGAAGGGTCAGATAGTCTATTTCTTTGTATACTATATATGGCAAGAGAGAAACAAACGGATTTTCCTTGGCAAGGATACTGCTGCTGAGCTTATTATTGGCCATATCAAATTTGTTATTAGGTCCAGGCTTCAAAATTGTATGAATACTAGTTCCCCTCTCTTTGAGGCTAGGTTGCATACCTAATCTGTTTTCCTTTCCCCTAGTGGTTAGTATTGTAAGTTTTTATCCTCTTTTTCCCCTTGTGGA from Silene latifolia isolate original U9 population chromosome 5, ASM4854445v1, whole genome shotgun sequence encodes the following:
- the LOC141655066 gene encoding uncharacterized protein LOC141655066, whose product is MSLKDRFSESLCSIIKVKDAILANVGTPEAGASLVQSWVRKGKFQVHLAYDWFRTKGNASCWTKALQGRSVIPKHWVTASLAATKSLPTVDLLCTRGISIVNRCVLCRAHAETHRHLFFRCSYSQELWTGLLNWMHIAGRSNDLSTELHWIANSKGRRHWKHEWRKGQIVYFFVYYIWQERNKRIFLGKDTAAELIIGHIKFVIRSRLQNCMNTSSPLFEARLHT